One stretch of Miscanthus floridulus cultivar M001 chromosome 18, ASM1932011v1, whole genome shotgun sequence DNA includes these proteins:
- the LOC136519828 gene encoding phosphoinositide phosphatase SAC3-like, whose translation MAEPDSCLQSFELYEAESKFYILGTNTNKTIWRLLKIDRMEPSELNVDENSTIHSESDYLDLLKDLDEEHRSTGGVKFVTNCFGIIGFIKFLGPYYMLIITEQRKIGDIFGHPVYQVTKTAMIELSNSKTRPKLINSKDENRYKKLLQTIDLRKDFFFSHSYQIMRSLQKNFSDPQEGWELYDTMFVWNEFLTRGIRDILKTTLWTVALVYGFFKQDKLAICGKDIMLTLIARRSRHYAGTRYLKRGVNEEGRVANDVETEQIVYEDMLGPCQISSVVQNRGSIPLFWSQETSKLNLKPDIILHEKDKNYEATRLHFENLRKRHGNPIIILNLIKTREKRPREIILRREFDRAIKIINSGLPGEDHLRFLHWDLHKNSQSKSTNALQVLLKVAFEALNLTEFFYCQVSPAQMAENSLNLSPTLKNGFGPHVCDVNNNCGNADYVDDLDDISQEDTCGSSDPGNGIAEDKSEVNGSTQIKPPKFQKGVLRTNCIDCLDRTNVAQYAYGLAALGHQLHELGSVESPEVHLDSPLSRHLMHFYERMGDTLALQYGGSAAHNKIFSAKRGHLKFAIQSQEFFRTLQRYYSNAYMDAYKQAAINLFLGYFQPQVGKPALWEPESGDEHVLDDETSKLMKRARSDGSILNKSKPSMSSNGPNGILNPAFTGSKNEGQHPNWSSDSVHGMSSASVNSMSKSRYTPTVSHIKHISCELDYCNGSGDSNFLDLDWLSASDNERSKAISTPDVNISTDNGVHDVSSGTTDDQAAEIQDQGLSKDFVQWVNQGEAFWY comes from the exons atggcggagccgGACAGCTGCCTCCAGAGCTTCGAGCTCTACGAGGCCGAGTCG AAATTTTATATTCTTGGAACTAACACTAACAAGACAATATGGAGATTGCTCAAGATTGATAGAATGGAACCATCAGAGCTCAATGTAGATGAGAATTCTACTATACACTCAGAGAGTGACTACCTTGATCTTCTAAAAGATCTGGATGAAGAACACAGGTCTACTGGTGGAGTCAAATTTGTCACCAACTGTTTTGGAATCATTG GTTTCATTAAGTTCCTTGGGCCCTATTACATGTTAATTATTACTGAGCAGAGAAAGATTGGGGATATATTTGGTCATCCGGTGTACCAAGTTACTAAGACTGCGATGATTGAGTTATCAAATTCCAAGACGAGGCCAAAGTTAATTAACTCCAAGGACGAGAACAG GTACAAGAAGCTCTTGCAGACAATTGATCTTAGAAAAGACTTCTTTTTTAGCCACTCATATCAAATAATGAGAAGTCTCCAGAAGAACTTTAGTGATCCACAAGAAGGGTGGGAACTATATGACACAATGTTTGTCTGGAATGAGTTCCTAACTCGAGGGATTCGTGACATTCTGAAAACTACACTCTGGACTGTTGCATTAGTCTATGGTTTTTTTAAGCAG GATAAACTTGCGATATGTGGGAAGGATATTATGCTGACGCTCATTGCTAGACGCTCGAGGCATTATGCTGGCACCAG GTATCTAAAGAGGGGTGTGAATGAGGAGGGCAGAGTAGCAAATGATGTTGAGACTGAGCAAATTGTTTATGAAGACATGCTTGGACCGTGCCAAATAAGCTCTGTTGTGCAGAACAGGGGTTCAATTCCACTATTCTGGTCCCAGGAGACATCAAAGCTGAATCTTAAGCCTGATATCATAT TGCATGAAAAGGACAAAAATTATGAGGCTACCAGGCTTCattttgaaaatcttaggaagaGACATGGAAATCCTATCATCATCTTAAACTTGATTAAG ACACGTGAGAAGAGACCACGAGAAATTATACTTCGTCGGGAATTTGACAGAGCAATAAAGATTATTAATAGCGGTCTACCAGGCGAAGACCATTTGAGATTTTTACATTGGGATCTTCATAAGAACTCTCAAAG CAAAAGTACAAATGCCCTTCAAGTGCTTTTGAAAGTGGCGTTTGAAGCTCTGAACTTGACAGAATTCTTTTATTGTCAAGTTTCCCCAGCTCAAATGGCAGAGAACTCCCTTAACTTAAGCCCTACATT GAAAAATGGTTTTGGTCCTCACGTGTGTGATGTCAACAACAATTGCGGCAATGCAGACTATGTTGATGATCTTGATGACATTTCCCAAGAAGATACCTGTGGCAGTTCTGATCCTGGCAATGGAATTGCAGAAGATAAATCTGAGGTCAATGGATCTACCCAAATAAAGCCTCCAAAATTTCAAAAAGGTGTCCTACGTACAAACTGTATAGATTGTTTGGACCGCACAAATGTTGCTCAATATGCCTATGGCTTAGCTGCTCTAGGACACCAGTTACATGAACTTGGTTCTGTAGAATCTCCAGAAGTTCATTTAGACTCCCCTTTGTCTCGACATTTGATGCATTTTTATGAACGGATGGGTGACACACTTGCTTTACAGTATGGTGGTTCTGCTGCGCACAATAAG ATATTCTCTGCAAAAAGAGGGCACTTGAAGTTTGCCATCCAATCTCAAGAGTTCTTTAGGACACTGCAACGGTACTATAGTAATGCCTATATGGATGCCTACAAACAAGCAGCGATAAACTT ATTTTTAGGATACTTCCAACCGCAGGTGGGAAAACCTGCACTTTGGGAGCCAGAATCTGGTGATGAGCATGTACTTGATGACGAGACAAG TAAATTGATGAAGAGGGCAAGATCAGATGGCAGCATTCTTAATAAAAGCAAACCATCAATGTCCAGTAATGGCCCAAATGGAATTTTAAACCCAGCATTTACTGGTTCAAAAAATGAAGGACAACATCCAAACTGGAGTTCTGATTCAGTGCATGGGATGTCTTCAGCCTCCGTCAATTCCATGTCAAAGTCAAG GTATACTCCGACAGTGTCTCACATTAAGCATATAAGCTGCGAACTAGACTACTGCAATGGTTCTGGTGATTCAAATTTCCTGGATCTTGACTGGCTTTCGGCTTCAGACAATGAAAG GTCAAAAGCCATAAGCACTCCTGATGTGAATATTTCAACTGATAATGGTGTTCATGATGTAAGCTCTGGGACAACG GATGATCAAGCTGCTGAGATCCAGGATCAGGGGTTATCTAAGGATTTTGTGCAGTGGGTTAATCAAGGAGAGGCATTTTGGTACTGA